From Cardiocondyla obscurior isolate alpha-2009 linkage group LG09, Cobs3.1, whole genome shotgun sequence, one genomic window encodes:
- the Rps6 gene encoding small ribosomal subunit protein eS6, with translation MKLNVSHPATGCQKLFEISDEHKLRIFYEKRMGAEVEADALGDEWKGYVVRISGGNDKQGFPMKQGVLTNGRVRLLLSKGHSCYRPRRDGERKRKSVRGCVVDSNLSVLALVIIRKGKQEIPGLTDMNVPRRLGPKRASKIRKLFNLSKKDDVRQFVVKRPVQKEGKKERFKAPKIQRLITPIVLQRKRHRLALKKKRCLARKEQAAEYAKLLAQRQKEAKNRRQEELKRRRSASLRESKSSTQTAPTGGAQA, from the exons ATGAAG CTGAACGTATCGCATCCTGCGACAGGATGTCAGAAGCTGTTCGAAATCTCAGACGAGCATAAGCTCAgaatattttacgagaaaCGCATGGGTGCAGAGGTTGAGGCCGACGCGCTAGGAGACGAATGGAAGGGCTATGTAGTGCGCATCTCAGGAGGCAACGACAAGCAAGGTTTCCCCATGAAACAAGGTGTCTTAACAAATG gTCGTGTGCGTTTGTTGCTTTCCAAGGGACATTCTTGTTACAGACCACGACGTGATGGTGAGCGTAAACGCAAATCCGTTCGTGGTTGCGTTGTGGACTCTAATTTGTCTGTGCTAGCCTTGGTTATCATAAGGAAAGGCAAGcag GAAATTCCTGGATTAACTGACATGAATGTACCGCGTCGTCTGGGACCGAAGAGAGCGAGCAAGATTCGCAAACTTTTCAATCTATCGAAAAAGGATGACGTACGGCAGTTTGTTGTAAAACGACCGGTtcaaaaagaagggaaaaaagagcGATTTAAGGCACCGAAGATTCAGCGCTTGATTACGCCAATCGTTCTTCAA agaAAAAGACATAGATTGGCATTGAAAAAGAAGCGTTGTCTGGCTCGCAAGGAGCAAGCTGCAGAATATGCAAAATTGTTAGCGCAGAGACAGAAGGAGGCGAAAAATAGGCGCCAGGAAGAACTTAAACGAAGGCGCAGTGCCTCTTTGCGTGAATCTAAATCGTCGACGCAGACCGCCCCAACTGGAGGTGCGCAAGCTTAA